The genomic interval CTGCCTCTTTCATGCTCTTTTTACTTAGACGACTTTAATTTTTCTCTTCATTTACTAATAAGACCTGATCCTTTTTATCTGTTTCCGCCCAACTTACAATTACTTTCTGTGAATTGATGGAATCTATCGGTAATCCAACATAGTCAGGTTCAATCGGCAAGTGCCTTGCAAATCTTCTGTCTACTAAAACAAGCAACTCGACTTTTTCAGGACGTCCGAAAGATTGGATAGCATCTAACGCAGAACGGATGGTTCTGCCTGTCCATAACACGTCGTCCACAAGAATCACTTTTTTGTTTTCTACGATAAAGTTCATGTTCGTGCTGCTCGGGGAAAGAGGAAGGCTCCCCTTCATTCTAAAGTCATCGCGAAAAAAAGTAATATCCAAATCGCCAGATGGTACATTTTCAACTTTAAGAATCTTTTTCAATTCTTGAACGATTCGGTTGGCAAGGTAGACACCACGAGGTTGTATGCCTATAATAACCGAATTTGAGAAATCCTGATGATTTTCAATTAATTGATGACAAAGGCGTTGGATTGTTATTGTGAATTTGGCTCCGCTTAACAGAATTGAATTTTGCATCGAGGTATTATTTGGTCAAAAATAGCATTTTTTTTAGAACCTACATAAAATTGCTATTTTCGATTTGTACCTTTATGTTTACCTCAAAATTGGAATCTTTATGAGAATCAATCATTATAGATCATGCTTTATGGTTCTTCTGGCAGGGATTGCCTGCAGCATGAGTTTTTGTAATCAAACTGCCACAAATGATACTGCGTCTGCAGACTCATTGCAGCAATATGTTGATGATAGAATTCAGATATATGAAGTCGTTGAGCTGACTACAGATTTAACTGCTCTCTCCGATAATGACAAAGAGGTATTACCATTGCTGATTAAAGCAGCACAGGTGATGGACGATCTATTTTGGTTACAGGCATACCCTCAGCGTGATAGTTTGTTAGCAACAATCACTGATGAGCATACCAAAGCATTTATTGATATTAATTATGGACCGTGGGATCGGCTCAACGGGGATAAACCTTTCATCGAAGGGGTAGGGACTAAGCCGCTTGGAGCTTTTTTTTATCCTCCTGACATGACAAAAGAAGAATTTGAGAATTCGGGTCTGGAGCATGATATGTATTCAGTGATTCGAAGAAATCCGGAAGGGAATTTAATTGCTATTCCTTATTCTGAGGCTTTTAATTTGCAGTTGAATACAGCCGCAGATTATCTACGTCAGGCGGCAGAGAAAACAAACAACGAGCAGCTACGCAAGTACTTGGTATTACGTGCCGCGGCTTTGGTAAGCGATGATTATGATTTGAGTGATCGAGCGTGGTTAGATATGAAGACCAATGGTTTGGATATTATTATTGGACCCATTGAAAATTATGAAGATAAATTGTTTAACTCCAAGGCCGCTTTTGAATCTTATGTACTGGTGAAAGACAAAGAATGGAGTGCTCGGCTGGCAAAATACGTGAGTATGTTGCCAGGTTTACAAAAAGGGTTGCCGGTTGACCCTCTATATAAAAAGGAAAATCCGGGGACAGATTCTGAATTAAATGCCTACGATGTCGTTTATTATGCCGGTGACTGTAACTCCGGATCTAAGACAATAGCTGTAAATCTCCCTAATAGTGAAGTTATTCAGCAAGAAAAGGGCACGAGAAGATCACAGCTTAAAAATGCGATGAGAGCTAAATTCGACAAAATTTTATTGCCGATTTCTAATGTTCTGATTGACCCAGAGCAAAGAGAGTATATTAACTTTGATGCATTCTTCTCGAATGTTATGTTTCACGAAGTGGCTCATGGTCTTGGTGTTAAACAGACAATCAATGGGAAAGGCTTTGTTAGGGAGGCTCTGCAAGAACAGTATTCGTGGCTAGAGGAATGTAAAGCGGATGTCCTTGGGCTTTACATGGTTACGAAGCTTTTGGAAGAAGGAGAGCTGGATGGGTCAATCGAAGACTACTATACAACATTTATGGCGGGAATCCTTCGGTCTGTTCGATTTGGAGCTTCAAGTGCACATGGAAAAGCGAATATGATGAGTTTTAACTTTTTTCAAGAGAAGGGTGCTTTTAAGAAGAATGATAAAGGTTATTATCAAGTTGACTATAATGTGTTTAGACAGGCAATGGATGAGCTTGGTGAAATGATTTTGGTGGCTCAAGGTGATGGGGATAAAGCTAAGGTTGAGTCTTACCAGAGGGAATATGGTATTATTCAGCGTGATCTTCAAGGCGATTTGAATCGGTTGACAAAGAATAATATTCCGGTGGATATCGTTTTTGAGCAAGGTGTCGAAGTTTTAGGTTTATAGTATAGAAAACTTTTTTCCTACTATGTTGTTATTCATCAGAAAAAAATGAGAAACACACTAATAATCATTGGATCAATATTGCTGGTATGCTGGGTGGTTGGTTTAATCTTTAAAGTTATCGGCCTTGCTATTCACTCGTTACTAATCGTTGGTTTATTCTTAATTATAGCGAGTTTGATCAGGGGAAAACGAAGAGAGGGAGGAAATTAAAAAAGCCCGGCATGCCGGGCTTTTTCTTTTATTAAAATCTTTATAAATAATTAAAAGCTCAAGTCTAAAAGCTCAAGTCGTCAGCCTTATTAGGTTCAGAATTAGAAAAACCATTCTCAGAGAACTCATAGCGTTTTTCAACGACCTCTTGGTTTTCCTTGATGTAGTTAACCGTTTCGGCTAGCCCTTCTGCAAACTTTTCAAAATCTTCTTTGTATAAAAAGATTTTATGTTTGATAAATACACCATCTTCAAGTCTCTTTTTGCTTTCTGTGATCGTTAGGTAATAATCGTTTGCACGAGTAGCTTTTACATCAAAAAAATAGGTGCGTTTTCCTGCTCTCACTTTTCTTGAAAAGACTTCTTCACGTTCTCTTTTGTCAAAATCTCCCATTTCCAAATATTAGTTTAAGTTTTATTTACGGCATAAATATAAATGAATATATTTAAAATATGCAAATAAACCTTTATTAAATGGAGAAAAAATTCATAAAAAGTCCTTATCCATTAGCCTCTTAGCAATTATTTTTCAGACAAGTGATCGAATGAATCGACAAAATGATCGGCAGTTCTGCTGCGCACATCACCATCTGTTTCATGGTCTATTAGTGTAAAAGGAGCGTAATCGTACTGAATTCTTTTTATTACATTTTCAATCATTCCGATCGTATAGGTGCTGCGGTCTAGTTTGATTACAAATTCCTTGTCAGAGATCTCTAAGTTTAATCTGCTCATGATATATGAATTTAATTGGACTGTAAGGTAGAACATGCAGATTAACAGAATGTTAAATAGAAATTATCTTTATAATAAATAAAAAAAGAGAGACGCTTCATGCATATGAAAGCGTCTCTCTTTTTAGAATCTATAGAAATGAAATTTAGCTTTGGCTTTGTCTTATAATGTTAAGAGCACCACCTGCTTTAAACCATTCAATTTGCTGTTCATTGTAAGTATGGTTCACTTGGAAAGAATCTTTTGTGCCATCAGCATGATTTAAAACAACTGTCAACGGTTTGCCAACTGCGAATTCTGTTAAACCTATTACGTCTATTCGATCATCTTCCTGAATCAAATCATAGTCGTTAGGATTGTCGAATGTGATAGCCAGCATTCCCTGTTTTTTAAGGTTGGTTTCGTGAATCCGGGCAAAAGATTTAACTAAGATCGCGCGAACCCCTAAATGTCTCGGCTCCATTGCTGCATGCTCACGTGAAGAACCTTCACCATAGTTTTCATCACCCACTACAATGGTGTCAATGCCTGCAGCTTTGTATGCACGTTGCGTCGCAGGAACAGCGCCATATTCTCCGGTTAATTGATTTTTAACAGTATCAGCTTTGTCGTTTACAAAGTTAATAGCTCCAATTAACATGTTATTGGAAATATTGTCTAAATGACCGCGGTACTTTAGCCAAGGGCCGGCCATAGAGATATGGTCTGTTGTACATTTTCCTTTTGCTTTAATCAATAAAACCATGTTTGTCAGATCTTGGCCATTCCAAGGTTTGAAAGGTTCAAGTAACTGCAAACGATCGGATTCTGGATTAACTACTACTTGCACTCCCGCGCCATCTTTGGCTGGAGCCTGATATCCCGCATCTTCCACAGCGAAACCTTTTGTAGGCAATTCTAAACCAGTTGGCTCATCCAATTTAACCTGTTCTCCTTTTGAGTTTGTTAATGTATCTACCATCGGGTTGAAAGATAACTTTCCTGCAATGGCGAGAGCAGTGGTAATTTCCGGAGAAGCAACAAAGGCATGGGTATTCGGGTTACCGTCATTACGCTTGGCAAAGTTTCTGTTAAACGATGTTACGATAGAGTTCTTTTCTTTTTTATCTGCACCATGACGAGCCCATTGTCCTATACAAGGTCCGCATGCATTCGCCAATACGGTACCACCAATTTGTTCAAATGTGTTCAGGAATCCATCGCGTTCAATAGTATAGCGAACAAGTTCGGAACCAGGAGTAACTGTATATTCGGATTGTACCTGAAGGTCTTTATCTACAGCTTGCTGTGCTAAAGAGGCGGCGCGGCTGATATCCTCATAAGAAGAGTTTGTACATGACCCGATCAAGCCAACTTCTAATTTGTCGGGCCAATTGTTTTCTTTTACCGCTTCGGCGAATTTTGAAATTGGCCAAGCTAAGTCAGGCGTAAAAGGTCCGTTTACGTGAGGTTCTAGTTCCGAAAGGTTGATTTCAATAACCTGATCAAAATAGTTTTCAGGGTTAGCGTAAACCTCCGCATCACCTGTTAAGTGTTCTTTGATCTGGTTCGCGAGATCTGCAACATCCGATCGGTCCGTTCCTCTTAAGTAAGCCTCAGACTTTTCGTCGTATCCAAAAATAGAAGTGGTGGCACCGATTTCAGCACCCATATTACAAATAGTTCCTTTTCCAGTTGCAGAAAGAGTACGAGCACCCTCACCAAAATATTCAACGATTGCCCCTGTACCACCTTTTACCGTTAATATTCCCGCAACCTTCAAGATTACGTCTTTCGCAGATGTCCAGCCAGAAAGCTTTCCTGTCAACTTCACGCCAATTAATTTAGGGAATTTAAGCTCCCAAGGCAGCCCTGCCATTACATCACAGGCATCTGCACCACCAACACCGATTGCAACCATTCCCAGTCCTCCCGCATTTGGTGTATGTGAATCCGTTCCAATCATCATACCACCTGGGAAGGCATAGTTTTCCAATACTACTTGGTGAATAATGCCAGCACCTGGCTTCCAGAACCCGATACCATATTTGTTAGATACAGAAGAGAGAAAGTCATAAACTTCGCGATTCTGTTCATTTGCAATTTCCAGGTCAGCATCGGCTCCAATTTTAGCTTGGATTAAGTGGTCACAGTGCACCGTTGACGGTACCGCTACTTGTGGACGACCAGCCTGCATAAATTGCAATAATGCCATTTGTGCAGTTGCATCCTGCATCGCAACGCGATCTGGAGCAAAATCTACATAGTCCTGTCCTCTTTTGTAAGCAGTTTTGGTTTCACCATCCCAGAGATGGGCATAAAGTATTTTTTCGGTAAGTGTAAGTGGTTTACCAACTGATTCACGAGCTGCATTAATGCGAGTCTCAAATCGTTGATAAACATCTTTTATCATTTCGATATCAAATGCCATAATTATGTTTTTGTTTTGTTTATATGAAAATATCAGGGTTAACAGCTGAATCTGCATTTAAATGCAAAATTATCTGAAAATTGGTGCGAATTTACAAAAAAATAAAATAAAAAAGTAATGACGGATGTAGATCGAAAGTCATTTTCTATCGAAGTTGCATTATTAAAGACAAGTCTTGGAGTTTAGTGTGTTTTCTTGACCTAAGATACTGATCTATAGCAGATTGGTTTTCCTGCTAACATATACGTAATATTTAAATAACCTAAATGTAATGTTAGCGTAATATTAACATTACATCAATAGGCGTTCTTTGTAGCAAAATTTAAGGGTCGACAAACTAAAAACACGATTTAATTTAATAAAGACCATAAATAACTGAAAAATCAAAATGAAAAACATGAAAAATTTCTTCTTATCCCTATGTGCTGTAGCAGTATTGGGGTTTGCAGCTGGATGTAGCGATGATCCTGAAGGGCCAACGCCTGTAGAACCAGGAGAAGAGCTTACTAAAAGTGGAATTTTAGCTGAGAACGAAACTTGGACAGCAAACAACATTTATATCTTAGAAGGTAAAGTAGTAGTTGGCGATGGAACAACCTTAACAATTGAGCCAGGCACCATCATAAAAGGCGCGAAAGGCCAAGAGGCGGCAGCATCTGCCTTAGTTGTGGATCAAGGAGGTAAGTTGATTGCTAATGGAACTGCAGAATCTCCGATAATCTTTACTTCGGTTGATGATAATATCCAGCCTGGTGAAAAAGCAGGTACTAGCCTTGACGAAAATGCAAATGGACTTTGGGGTGGTGTTATTATTTTAGGAAAAGCACCGATTTCTGTTGGTAATGATGCGGGTGTAGCACAAATTGAAGGTATTCCTGCTACTGAATCATACGGCCAATATGGAGGTGATCAACCCAATGATAACTCAGGATCGTTAAAGTTTGTTTCCATTCGTCATGGTGGTATCACAATCGGACAGGATAATGAAATTAATGGGTTAACCCTAGGTGGTGTTGGATCAGGTACAGTTATCCAGAATATCGAAATCGTTGCTAATCAGGATGATGGTATCGAGTGGTTTGGTGGTACTGTAAATTCTTCAAACCTTCTTACCTGGGCTCATGGAGATGATGGTTTAGACGTAGATCAACAGTACACTGGAACGATCTCTAATGCAGTTGTTATCCAAGGTGATGAGCCAGGAAGCGCATTTGAATTAGATGGTCCGGAAGGTACTACAAATGGTACACCATTTATCATGAAAGATATCACAGTTTTCGGAAACGGAAAAGATGCTTTGGTTGCTGATTTAAGAGATGGTGTTGTCGTTGAGTTTGAAAATATTCTTGTATTGAACCCGGGTGCTGGATCAGCAGTAAAGATTAACGGTGCAGATTCGCAAAAAGAGTTAGTTGATGGAAGAATTAAATTTGCTAAATGGGAACTTCTTTTGCCAGGCGCATTAACGGTTGCTGATTTCTTTACTGGCGCTACGCCTGGTTCAGAAAGTAAATTTACTGACAACGCAGTTAAAATTGCTAGTGAAGATGCAGCTACAGTAGGTGCTAACTTAGCAGACTTCTCTTGGACTTATGCAGCCGAGAAAGGTGCTTTTTAATTAGAGCAATGTAAAACATTAAATGTCCATCATCACCGTCAGGGAGGATGGACATTTTTGATTAAGAACAATAATTTATTGATAATGATAAAGAAATTTTTTCTTTTATTCGTTACACTGGGTTTTTCACTATCGCTCTATGCAGATCGTGTAGTAGGAACGGTGATCGATGGTGGAAACAATGAACCGTTGGCCTATGCTAGCGTGCTTGTGAAGGGGACTCAAACAGCGGTAAATACTGATTTTGAGGGTGATTATTCTTTGGAACTGAAAGAAGGGGTATATACATTGGTTTATACATTTGTTGGATATGAAACCAAGGAAGTCGCTGATGTGGTCGTTGAAAACGGGAAAGTGACAGAGATCGATCTTACGCTCAACCCCTTGAATGATATGCTGGATGCTGTAGTGATTACAACAACAGCGAGGAAAAATACGGATGTCTCATTACTCACCATGCAAAAAAACGCCGGTATTTTGATGGATGGGCTATCCATGCAAAGTATTAAAAGAGCAGGAGCGAGCGATATCGCGTCTGCGGTAAAATCTGTTCCAGGCGTGTCAGTTCAGGGAGGGAAATACGTTTACGTCAGAGGGTTAGGTGATCGCTATACCAAGTCTATCCTGAATGGTATGGATATTCCGGGATTAGATCCAGATAAAAATACCATCCAAATGGATATTTTCCCAACCAATATTTTAGAGAATATCGTGGTGGTTAAATCGGCTTCAGCCGAGTTGCCAGCTGATTTTACTGGAGGAGTTGTTGATATAGTAACGAAAGACTTTCCGACACAAAAACAGTTTGGTGTTTCTATTTCAGGGGATTTTAACCCCGATATGCATTTTAAAGATAATTTTCTGTCGTATCAAGGCGGTGGAACGGATTTTCTGGGTTTTGATGATGGAACGAGGAAATTGCCAGTTTCAAAAGAATTGGACATTCCCTCCCCATACGGTTCGAATCGTGACCAATTGGAAGGAATCACTCGCTCCTTTAATCCGACAATGGCTGCTTTGACAAAAAACAGCATGCCCGATTTTTCAGTGGGTCTTAATTATGGAAATCAGTTTGATGTGGGCGATCATAGACTAGGCTTCATCGCTTCCATTGACTATAAAAATAGTACCTCATTTTATGAAGGTTTCGAAAATGGTATCTACCAAAGACCGGTTTCAAAGAGTGACTATGAGCTCAGGTTTGACAGAAGACAACGAGGAAATCTGGGAGAAAATAATGTTCTTGCATCCATATTGACAGGTCTGGCCTATAAAACCGATCGCTCTAAATATGTACTTAATCTTTTGCGAATCCAAAATGGTGAAACTCGTGCCGCTATATTCGATCAGCGTACTGAAATTTCGAACACCATCGATGTTGTCAAAGATAATCTGGAGTATACTCAACGAT from Pedobacter indicus carries:
- a CDS encoding aconitate hydratase gives rise to the protein MAFDIEMIKDVYQRFETRINAARESVGKPLTLTEKILYAHLWDGETKTAYKRGQDYVDFAPDRVAMQDATAQMALLQFMQAGRPQVAVPSTVHCDHLIQAKIGADADLEIANEQNREVYDFLSSVSNKYGIGFWKPGAGIIHQVVLENYAFPGGMMIGTDSHTPNAGGLGMVAIGVGGADACDVMAGLPWELKFPKLIGVKLTGKLSGWTSAKDVILKVAGILTVKGGTGAIVEYFGEGARTLSATGKGTICNMGAEIGATTSIFGYDEKSEAYLRGTDRSDVADLANQIKEHLTGDAEVYANPENYFDQVIEINLSELEPHVNGPFTPDLAWPISKFAEAVKENNWPDKLEVGLIGSCTNSSYEDISRAASLAQQAVDKDLQVQSEYTVTPGSELVRYTIERDGFLNTFEQIGGTVLANACGPCIGQWARHGADKKEKNSIVTSFNRNFAKRNDGNPNTHAFVASPEITTALAIAGKLSFNPMVDTLTNSKGEQVKLDEPTGLELPTKGFAVEDAGYQAPAKDGAGVQVVVNPESDRLQLLEPFKPWNGQDLTNMVLLIKAKGKCTTDHISMAGPWLKYRGHLDNISNNMLIGAINFVNDKADTVKNQLTGEYGAVPATQRAYKAAGIDTIVVGDENYGEGSSREHAAMEPRHLGVRAILVKSFARIHETNLKKQGMLAITFDNPNDYDLIQEDDRIDVIGLTEFAVGKPLTVVLNHADGTKDSFQVNHTYNEQQIEWFKAGGALNIIRQSQS
- the pyrR gene encoding bifunctional pyr operon transcriptional regulator/uracil phosphoribosyltransferase PyrR, with protein sequence MQNSILLSGAKFTITIQRLCHQLIENHQDFSNSVIIGIQPRGVYLANRIVQELKKILKVENVPSGDLDITFFRDDFRMKGSLPLSPSSTNMNFIVENKKVILVDDVLWTGRTIRSALDAIQSFGRPEKVELLVLVDRRFARHLPIEPDYVGLPIDSINSQKVIVSWAETDKKDQVLLVNEEKN
- a CDS encoding DUF3276 family protein; amino-acid sequence: MGDFDKREREEVFSRKVRAGKRTYFFDVKATRANDYYLTITESKKRLEDGVFIKHKIFLYKEDFEKFAEGLAETVNYIKENQEVVEKRYEFSENGFSNSEPNKADDLSF
- a CDS encoding DUF5670 family protein translates to MRNTLIIIGSILLVCWVVGLIFKVIGLAIHSLLIVGLFLIIASLIRGKRREGGN
- a CDS encoding dipeptidyl-peptidase 3 family protein, producing the protein MRINHYRSCFMVLLAGIACSMSFCNQTATNDTASADSLQQYVDDRIQIYEVVELTTDLTALSDNDKEVLPLLIKAAQVMDDLFWLQAYPQRDSLLATITDEHTKAFIDINYGPWDRLNGDKPFIEGVGTKPLGAFFYPPDMTKEEFENSGLEHDMYSVIRRNPEGNLIAIPYSEAFNLQLNTAADYLRQAAEKTNNEQLRKYLVLRAAALVSDDYDLSDRAWLDMKTNGLDIIIGPIENYEDKLFNSKAAFESYVLVKDKEWSARLAKYVSMLPGLQKGLPVDPLYKKENPGTDSELNAYDVVYYAGDCNSGSKTIAVNLPNSEVIQQEKGTRRSQLKNAMRAKFDKILLPISNVLIDPEQREYINFDAFFSNVMFHEVAHGLGVKQTINGKGFVREALQEQYSWLEECKADVLGLYMVTKLLEEGELDGSIEDYYTTFMAGILRSVRFGASSAHGKANMMSFNFFQEKGAFKKNDKGYYQVDYNVFRQAMDELGEMILVAQGDGDKAKVESYQREYGIIQRDLQGDLNRLTKNNIPVDIVFEQGVEVLGL